In Symmachiella dynata, the following are encoded in one genomic region:
- a CDS encoding DUF58 domain-containing protein, with protein sequence MESTEKPQKTQLTTLLANDVLARVERMRLNPTRRMTNRSRGEHLSGKGGASTEFVDYRDYSPGDDVRYIDWNIFSRLNRPYMKQFRHEEEMHVVVIIDASSSMVYDGKLERAKQLAAALAVMGLMNLERVSVYACHRKGAALQFVSGITGRISMRRLFDFLENIETGGDFAIDEAVESVLRQHTGRGIAILLSDFFTFGGMERPLNFLFSAGLEVFGIQILAPAEISPEVTGDLRFVDCENGMTLDVSSAGELLGIYQEHRLALEERIESLCRSRNGRFLSISSHDPLPWVLFDLLRRRGWIR encoded by the coding sequence ATGGAATCGACTGAGAAACCACAAAAAACGCAACTGACCACATTGCTGGCCAACGATGTCCTGGCCCGCGTGGAACGTATGCGGCTGAATCCGACGCGTCGGATGACCAATCGCAGTCGCGGCGAGCATCTCTCCGGCAAGGGAGGAGCAAGCACCGAATTCGTCGACTACCGTGATTATTCTCCCGGCGACGATGTGCGGTATATCGATTGGAATATCTTTTCGCGGCTCAATCGCCCGTATATGAAACAGTTCCGCCACGAGGAAGAAATGCACGTGGTGGTGATCATCGATGCTTCGTCCTCGATGGTTTACGACGGAAAGCTCGAACGGGCCAAACAACTAGCGGCGGCACTGGCGGTGATGGGGTTGATGAACCTCGAACGAGTCAGCGTATACGCTTGCCACCGCAAAGGGGCCGCACTGCAATTCGTGTCGGGCATTACCGGTCGCATCAGCATGCGACGACTGTTTGATTTTCTGGAAAACATCGAAACCGGCGGTGACTTTGCCATCGACGAAGCGGTCGAGAGCGTGCTGCGGCAGCATACAGGACGCGGGATCGCCATTTTGCTCTCCGATTTTTTCACCTTCGGCGGCATGGAACGGCCGTTGAATTTTCTGTTTAGCGCCGGGTTGGAAGTCTTCGGCATTCAAATCTTGGCGCCGGCCGAAATCTCACCGGAGGTCACCGGCGACCTGCGATTCGTCGATTGCGAAAACGGGATGACGCTCGATGTCTCCTCGGCGGGGGAATTGTTGGGCATCTATCAGGAACATCGGCTGGCACTGGAAGAGCGAATCGAGTCGTTGTGTCGCAGTCGTAATGGGCGTTTTCTTTCGATCAGTTCGCACGACCCGTTGCCCTGGGTGCTGTTTGACCTGCTGCGCAGGCGGGGGTGGATTCGATGA
- a CDS encoding ABC transporter permease subunit — protein MKTKKLALGCPLLVKELTELAARKRTYQLRVLYAVVLFATALTLFWAQLFDGFDSSGSPLSVLGRGDDMFQMLVLLQFAGVYLFLPAMTCPAITSEKERDALPLLLLTRLGPWTIILEKLASRLIPMFTFLLLALPLMAFAYTFGGIQQQQIWGAILMLAVASIQVAALCIMCSAYFRTTVGAFIAVYCIGAALFPGLPILVDLFVVRLDADVALMLVAPYVYDVTFQSGAGGNLWQELSLRLIPFVVSTAVFLGLARFFLIRRAFAQPRHLLRNFFKWLDRVFVAANENRITKGIVVVKEVSSLPLFNPVAWREAEKKNLGRFRYLLRVFLALEIPVIVVGTTTIIIQGANAQMEYLSMLLFTIWIFVTMILSVQSSSLVSGERSRQTLDVLLVTPLSGREIILEKVQGLRRLIWVISACFVTAYLFEVWWNGSVGHNSWFGYSRTRYLVGSVLSLLVYLPLVIWLSMWIGLKTKSQTRAILLSLATIAAWCLIPFGVFILFAELTGSEYSPILFLAPFAMIVVNELNDFPKYSNAMGTQAILEWVVVFVNYAWYGGWVLVFRGLSLRYADRYLGRRDEQWETHFPPQSTTSPYSENILAASSSQ, from the coding sequence ATGAAAACCAAAAAGCTCGCACTCGGTTGTCCGCTGTTGGTGAAGGAACTCACCGAGTTGGCGGCGCGGAAGCGGACCTATCAACTTCGTGTGCTCTATGCCGTGGTGTTGTTCGCTACGGCGCTGACACTGTTTTGGGCGCAGCTGTTTGACGGGTTTGACAGCAGCGGCAGTCCACTGTCCGTGTTAGGCCGCGGCGATGATATGTTTCAGATGCTGGTCCTGCTGCAATTTGCCGGCGTTTACCTGTTTTTGCCGGCGATGACCTGTCCGGCCATCACCAGTGAAAAGGAACGCGACGCGCTGCCGTTGCTGCTACTCACGCGGCTGGGGCCCTGGACGATCATTCTCGAAAAGCTCGCCAGCCGGTTGATCCCGATGTTCACATTCTTGTTGTTGGCGCTACCGTTGATGGCGTTCGCTTATACATTTGGCGGCATCCAGCAACAGCAGATCTGGGGGGCGATTTTGATGTTGGCAGTCGCCAGCATTCAGGTCGCTGCGCTGTGCATCATGTGCTCGGCCTATTTCCGCACCACGGTCGGCGCCTTTATCGCCGTCTATTGTATTGGAGCGGCCCTGTTCCCAGGCCTTCCCATCCTGGTCGATCTATTCGTCGTCCGCTTGGACGCTGACGTTGCGCTGATGCTCGTAGCGCCGTACGTCTACGACGTGACCTTTCAGTCTGGGGCCGGTGGAAACCTGTGGCAGGAATTGTCTCTGCGGCTGATTCCTTTTGTGGTGTCGACCGCTGTTTTTCTCGGTCTCGCCCGATTCTTTTTAATCCGCCGCGCGTTCGCTCAACCGCGGCACCTGCTGCGCAATTTCTTCAAATGGCTGGACCGCGTGTTTGTGGCGGCCAACGAGAATCGCATTACAAAAGGGATTGTCGTCGTCAAGGAAGTTTCGTCCCTACCCTTGTTCAACCCCGTCGCTTGGCGTGAAGCCGAGAAAAAAAACTTGGGGCGATTTCGCTATTTGCTGCGGGTTTTTCTGGCATTAGAGATTCCAGTGATCGTTGTCGGCACCACCACGATTATTATCCAAGGCGCAAATGCTCAAATGGAGTATTTGTCCATGTTGCTGTTTACGATCTGGATATTCGTCACGATGATTCTTTCTGTCCAATCCTCGAGTTTAGTGAGCGGGGAGCGCTCGCGACAAACGCTCGATGTCCTATTAGTCACGCCGCTCTCAGGTCGAGAAATCATCTTGGAAAAAGTCCAAGGCCTGCGGCGGTTGATCTGGGTGATCTCAGCTTGTTTTGTGACGGCCTATCTCTTCGAAGTTTGGTGGAACGGTTCGGTCGGCCACAATTCTTGGTTCGGATATTCCCGGACTCGGTATTTGGTTGGATCGGTGTTGTCGCTCCTGGTCTATCTTCCGCTTGTGATCTGGTTGTCGATGTGGATCGGTTTGAAAACCAAATCGCAGACACGGGCAATTTTGCTTTCATTGGCCACCATCGCCGCTTGGTGCCTGATCCCGTTTGGTGTGTTTATTTTGTTCGCTGAGCTCACAGGTTCTGAATATTCTCCCATCTTATTCCTCGCCCCATTCGCGATGATTGTGGTTAACGAATTGAACGACTTTCCCAAGTATTCGAATGCGATGGGAACACAGGCGATTCTGGAGTGGGTTGTCGTCTTCGTCAATTACGCCTGGTACGGTGGCTGGGTGCTGGTGTTTCGCGGATTATCGCTGCGATACGCGGATCGCTACTTGGGGCGGCGGGACGAACAGTGGGAAACACACTTTCCCCCACAATCAACAACATCTCCGTATTCCGAAAACATACTGGCTGCTTCCTCCTCTCAATAA
- a CDS encoding ABC transporter ATP-binding protein — translation MADIFETTPVLDVQRLSYSFKNHRALVNVNFQVQPQSLHGFVGPNGAGKTTTLKIICTLLKPQTGRVNVFGMDVVNDVKEVRRRIGFMPDHFSMYRQMTVFEYLDFFGAAYGLDQKERDRIIADVLALTDMDGRKDSLINGLSRGMQQRVSLARVLVNDPDLLLLDEPASGLDPRARIELMEILQELRRMGKTIFISSHILSELAELCDSVTIIDRGLVKYSGDMDGLLIDAAAHPTYVVTLRERMDAGEQLQSLPGVLSATAVEGKPAWSVSFDRELTDTNTLLRGVLDLGLPLASFSEDRKHLNQAFMDLTEQGVRT, via the coding sequence ATGGCTGACATCTTCGAAACCACGCCGGTACTGGATGTGCAACGGTTGAGTTACTCCTTCAAGAACCACCGCGCGCTGGTGAATGTCAATTTCCAAGTCCAACCGCAATCCTTGCATGGATTTGTCGGTCCCAACGGCGCGGGCAAAACAACGACATTGAAAATCATTTGCACGTTATTGAAACCACAAACAGGACGCGTGAATGTCTTCGGCATGGATGTTGTCAACGATGTCAAAGAGGTCCGTCGCCGGATTGGGTTTATGCCGGATCACTTTAGCATGTACCGGCAAATGACGGTTTTTGAATATCTCGACTTCTTTGGCGCCGCCTACGGGTTGGACCAAAAAGAACGGGACCGGATTATCGCCGATGTTCTGGCGCTGACCGACATGGACGGTCGCAAGGACAGCCTGATCAACGGACTCTCCCGCGGCATGCAGCAACGGGTGAGCTTGGCCCGCGTACTGGTCAATGATCCCGATCTGTTGTTGCTTGATGAACCCGCCTCGGGACTTGATCCGCGGGCACGGATCGAATTGATGGAAATCCTGCAGGAACTGCGGCGGATGGGAAAAACGATTTTCATCAGCTCACATATTTTGAGCGAGTTGGCCGAACTGTGCGACAGTGTGACGATTATCGATCGCGGCTTGGTGAAATACTCCGGAGATATGGATGGGCTGTTGATTGACGCCGCTGCGCATCCCACCTATGTGGTTACCTTGCGAGAACGCATGGACGCGGGTGAACAACTTCAGTCGTTACCGGGAGTATTGTCCGCCACGGCCGTGGAAGGCAAGCCGGCATGGTCGGTCAGTTTTGACCGGGAGCTGACCGACACCAATACGCTGTTGCGCGGTGTGTTGGATTTAGGGTTACCGCTCGCGTCGTTTAGCGAAGACCGCAAACATTTAAACCAAGCTTTCATGGATCTCACCGAACAAGGAGTGCGAACATGA
- a CDS encoding vWA domain-containing protein — protein sequence MNLPGFYALSSAWLFLLLIPLIIFYFLKLRRPQMDVTSLVLWQQVINDQRVNSPFQKFKRNMLLLLQLLLLISLILAAMQPFWPTGADRANYVPVLIDCSASMGARDKPGGPTRLEVAKAQVEQMIEDLLPDQELSLIAFHKTARRVTDFSNNKRVLRDGLNDITVTDIPSKIEEALRMTQAMARRVEIDNVLLLTDGNFPTEANFELPFELTYQKIDPGGKNIGITALNARRAGATKWEIFVRLEGATDQQTAARVEWAQDGNPVGEEEVILEQGQSERLVFSVDAERASMIRVRLKPEGFDALDSDNIAYLDLPAGRDLTVYCPLDMKAYRHALRGMENVIVEPDADSGNSDLSEYDLLISDRSAEESPPAQVSLFVGVIPPNIQDLVTVESGGAEVVDWDKTSPLLQYVQLTEVFSSDEPKSREEVQDRHYEEAGYEILAHGRTGPLILADRSGERPKFYLLFHTDNSTLPYRVGFPILVTNAVQIATRQSSLSDVRGTTTGVLPSRQLLTSRTYQIQGPGGISRETTSNDDGMVSGISAPLAGEYTLSEGGKLQARIGASLLSAEETSLVGTEAIQFSELSVSATDEKVKMDRPLWPQLTLAALVFLLAEWWYFLRRGGGLMA from the coding sequence ATGAACCTGCCCGGATTTTATGCGCTCAGCAGTGCGTGGCTGTTTCTGCTGCTGATACCGTTGATCATCTTCTACTTTCTCAAACTCCGCCGCCCACAGATGGATGTGACGTCGTTGGTGTTGTGGCAACAAGTCATCAACGATCAGCGAGTCAATTCCCCTTTCCAAAAATTCAAACGCAACATGCTGTTGTTGTTGCAACTGCTATTGCTGATCAGCTTGATTCTGGCAGCGATGCAACCCTTTTGGCCGACTGGTGCCGACCGGGCCAATTACGTTCCGGTGTTGATCGATTGCTCTGCAAGCATGGGCGCACGAGACAAACCGGGCGGTCCCACGCGGCTGGAAGTCGCCAAGGCACAGGTGGAGCAGATGATCGAAGACCTGCTTCCCGATCAAGAACTCTCTTTGATCGCATTTCACAAAACGGCGCGTCGTGTCACCGATTTTTCCAATAACAAACGGGTGCTTCGCGACGGACTGAACGACATCACCGTCACCGACATCCCCAGTAAAATCGAAGAAGCATTGCGGATGACGCAAGCGATGGCGCGTCGAGTGGAAATCGATAACGTGCTGCTTTTGACCGACGGCAACTTTCCCACGGAAGCCAATTTCGAACTTCCGTTTGAATTGACCTATCAAAAAATTGATCCCGGCGGAAAGAACATCGGCATCACCGCCTTAAATGCCCGCCGCGCGGGGGCTACCAAATGGGAGATCTTTGTCCGCTTGGAAGGGGCAACAGATCAACAGACCGCCGCTCGCGTGGAGTGGGCGCAAGACGGCAATCCCGTGGGTGAGGAAGAGGTAATTTTGGAACAGGGGCAATCGGAACGCTTGGTCTTCAGTGTCGACGCCGAACGCGCCTCGATGATCCGCGTCCGACTGAAACCAGAAGGTTTTGATGCACTCGATTCGGACAACATCGCCTATTTGGACCTCCCAGCGGGCCGTGATTTGACGGTCTATTGTCCCTTGGATATGAAAGCGTATCGACACGCGCTGCGTGGCATGGAAAACGTCATCGTCGAACCGGACGCCGATAGCGGAAATAGCGACTTGAGCGAATACGACCTACTCATCAGCGACCGCTCGGCAGAAGAATCTCCCCCGGCGCAGGTCTCGCTCTTCGTCGGCGTGATCCCCCCCAATATACAGGACCTAGTCACGGTCGAATCGGGCGGCGCGGAGGTCGTCGATTGGGATAAGACTTCACCGCTCTTGCAGTATGTGCAATTGACTGAAGTCTTTTCCAGCGACGAACCGAAATCGCGCGAAGAGGTTCAGGACCGGCATTATGAAGAAGCGGGTTATGAAATCTTGGCACATGGCCGGACAGGGCCGTTGATCCTGGCCGATCGTTCCGGGGAACGTCCCAAATTTTACCTGCTGTTTCATACCGACAATTCGACATTGCCGTATCGGGTAGGGTTTCCCATTCTGGTTACCAATGCCGTACAAATCGCCACGCGGCAGTCGTCGTTGTCCGACGTGCGGGGAACGACCACTGGCGTGCTCCCGTCGCGACAACTCTTGACCAGTCGCACTTATCAGATCCAAGGCCCCGGTGGGATTTCTCGCGAAACGACCAGCAACGACGACGGCATGGTTTCGGGGATTTCAGCCCCCTTGGCGGGTGAGTATACACTCAGCGAAGGGGGCAAACTGCAAGCCCGCATCGGCGCCAGTTTGCTATCGGCTGAAGAGACCTCATTGGTGGGAACCGAGGCGATTCAATTCAGCGAGTTGTCCGTCTCGGCAACCGATGAGAAAGTCAAAATGGACCGCCCATTGTGGCCGCAATTGACGTTGGCTGCACTGGTATTCTTATTAGCGGAGTGGTGGTATTTCCTACGCCGCGGTGGAGGATTGATGGCATGA
- a CDS encoding ABC transporter ATP-binding protein, producing MSVVKIENLWVSYGSLDAVRGISIDIPRGEVFGFIGPNGAGKSTTIKVLATLLKHDRGMVWVNGVDVSRYPRAIRDSIGYMPDFFGVYDDLTAMEYLHFFAAAYRLPISKRKGIIHDVLELTDLTHKINSPVDSLSRGMKQRLALARVLLHDPDLLLLDEPASGLDPRARIEVRELLKELKNMGKTILISSHILHELGQLCSQIGIIEQGQMVAQGSLEEIYQQLSLMRVVHVQLAGKPNGILEQIQGIPGVESVEQQVDRMSIRLHEDQTSVEDLHDEICKLGGRIHMFQPEAMDMETAFMKLTHGKTN from the coding sequence ATGTCCGTCGTCAAAATTGAAAACCTGTGGGTGAGTTATGGGTCGCTGGATGCCGTGCGGGGAATCTCCATCGATATTCCTCGTGGCGAAGTGTTCGGCTTCATCGGCCCCAACGGCGCCGGCAAGTCGACCACGATCAAAGTCCTGGCGACGTTGCTCAAACATGATCGCGGCATGGTGTGGGTCAACGGCGTTGATGTCTCCCGCTATCCCCGGGCGATTCGCGACTCCATCGGTTACATGCCCGACTTTTTTGGTGTGTATGACGACCTGACAGCGATGGAGTACCTGCACTTTTTCGCCGCCGCCTATCGGCTGCCGATTTCGAAACGCAAAGGCATCATCCACGACGTCTTAGAGCTGACCGATTTGACCCACAAGATCAACTCGCCGGTCGATTCGCTGTCGCGAGGGATGAAACAGCGGCTGGCGCTGGCGCGGGTTCTGCTACACGATCCCGATCTGCTGCTGTTGGACGAACCGGCTAGCGGTCTGGATCCCAGAGCGCGCATCGAAGTGCGTGAATTGCTCAAGGAACTGAAAAACATGGGCAAAACGATTTTAATTTCCAGCCACATTTTGCACGAACTCGGCCAACTCTGCTCGCAAATCGGAATCATCGAACAAGGCCAGATGGTGGCCCAAGGCTCGCTGGAAGAGATCTATCAACAACTCAGCCTGATGCGGGTGGTGCACGTGCAATTGGCGGGGAAACCCAACGGAATCTTGGAACAGATTCAAGGGATCCCCGGTGTTGAATCGGTCGAGCAACAGGTCGATCGCATGTCGATTCGATTGCACGAAGACCAAACCTCTGTCGAAGACCTGCACGACGAGATCTGCAAACTGGGCGGACGGATTCATATGTTCCAACCCGAAGCGATGGATATGGAAACGGCCTTTATGAAACTGACTCACGGCAAAACCAATTGA
- a CDS encoding ABC transporter permease subunit, with protein MKRPAFVMGFPLLVKELTELAARRRTYIIRVAYAVLLFVGAILMFSDIVFSRYTTPLALLGQGENMFLMIVALQFGGIYLFLPAMACSAITSEKERDSFALLLLTRLGPWTILFEKLTGRLVPMFTFMLLALPLMAFAYTYGGVQSEQIWGAIWLLGLTAVQLAALCLMFSAYCRTTVGAYLATNLFYFIFLFAIPGLAADLARLPEHKLMYFVGPAMYFEIFDWGGGLNPWGELALRSVPLVFSTLMFLGLARYYLVRRAFAQPRHLVRKIFKGLDGIFETINKNPITKGVVLVKEQTRLPTDNPVAWRETMKKNLSQFRYVLRICLLFEIPIVVVALLMLGTHMPGNRAYTPLSFLLIMLWILTALILTVQAANLITSERSRQTLDVLLTTPLSGREIVLQKMQGMRRLVIGLSVCFLTIFFCEAWMRRGLDMASYGGSGNALAYYSTWRYLVASLQSIAIYIPLIGWLALWIGLIAKTQTRAILGSLAVLFLWCAVPWGILLSLSDLFTDRKDVLTGLFSPVTMILCNEFNAFGPDGGLFPGIVRGHLFRWVVVLLNFAFYGLILYLIRSRCLRLADRYMGRREEQPAGIQTSTPPPPSPADLRVATTN; from the coding sequence ATGAAACGCCCCGCATTCGTAATGGGATTTCCGTTATTGGTCAAGGAATTGACCGAATTGGCTGCACGCCGGCGGACCTACATCATCCGTGTGGCATATGCGGTGTTGCTGTTTGTCGGCGCCATACTGATGTTCTCCGACATTGTTTTCTCGCGCTACACAACTCCACTGGCATTGCTCGGCCAGGGTGAGAACATGTTCCTGATGATCGTCGCCCTGCAATTCGGCGGGATCTATTTGTTTCTGCCAGCCATGGCTTGCTCGGCGATCACCTCAGAAAAAGAACGGGACTCGTTTGCATTACTTTTGCTAACACGTTTGGGGCCGTGGACGATCCTCTTTGAAAAGCTAACCGGTCGGTTGGTGCCGATGTTCACCTTCATGCTATTGGCGCTGCCGCTAATGGCCTTTGCCTATACCTACGGCGGCGTTCAGTCGGAACAAATCTGGGGCGCAATCTGGCTGCTGGGTCTCACCGCCGTGCAGCTGGCAGCACTTTGTCTGATGTTCTCGGCCTATTGCCGCACAACCGTTGGGGCGTATTTGGCGACCAATTTGTTCTATTTCATTTTCCTGTTCGCCATTCCAGGGCTAGCTGCGGACCTAGCACGCCTTCCCGAACATAAGTTGATGTATTTTGTCGGACCGGCCATGTACTTCGAAATTTTTGACTGGGGCGGTGGACTGAATCCTTGGGGCGAGTTGGCACTGCGCAGCGTTCCGTTGGTCTTTTCAACGTTGATGTTTCTGGGACTCGCTCGATACTACTTAGTTCGACGCGCTTTCGCACAGCCGCGGCATTTGGTGCGGAAAATCTTCAAAGGACTGGACGGGATCTTCGAGACGATCAACAAAAATCCGATCACCAAAGGGGTGGTGCTGGTCAAAGAACAGACGCGTCTCCCCACCGACAATCCGGTTGCCTGGCGGGAGACGATGAAAAAGAATCTCAGCCAGTTCCGCTATGTGCTGCGGATTTGTCTGCTCTTCGAAATCCCGATCGTGGTGGTTGCCCTGCTGATGTTAGGCACGCACATGCCGGGCAACCGTGCCTACACCCCGCTATCGTTTCTACTCATCATGTTGTGGATACTGACAGCGTTGATACTGACGGTCCAAGCCGCCAATTTGATTACCAGTGAGCGTTCGCGGCAGACGTTGGACGTCTTACTCACCACGCCCCTTTCCGGTCGAGAAATCGTCTTGCAAAAAATGCAAGGCATGCGGCGGTTGGTCATTGGCTTATCGGTTTGTTTTCTCACGATCTTCTTCTGCGAGGCTTGGATGCGGCGGGGCCTGGATATGGCTTCATACGGCGGTAGCGGTAATGCGCTGGCCTACTATTCCACTTGGCGGTATCTCGTGGCATCGCTGCAATCCATTGCTATCTACATACCCTTGATTGGTTGGTTGGCCCTGTGGATTGGCTTGATTGCAAAAACCCAAACACGGGCGATCCTGGGTTCGTTGGCCGTGCTGTTTTTGTGGTGTGCGGTCCCCTGGGGCATCCTCTTGTCGCTCTCGGATTTGTTCACCGACAGAAAGGATGTTCTTACCGGTTTGTTCAGTCCTGTGACGATGATTCTGTGTAATGAATTCAATGCGTTCGGGCCGGACGGTGGACTGTTTCCTGGCATCGTCCGCGGGCATCTGTTTCGCTGGGTGGTGGTCCTGCTCAATTTTGCGTTCTACGGATTAATCCTGTACCTCATCCGCAGTCGCTGTCTGAGATTAGCCGACCGTTACATGGGACGCCGTGAAGAACAACCAGCAGGCATCCAAACTTCAACCCCACCCCCACCCTCCCCCGCCGACCTGCGGGTGGCGACCACGAATTGA
- a CDS encoding ABC transporter permease produces the protein MRNARTHLLRAAFIIPVILFIYLAATVGSSIGAPGLFFFKPLTYLNFVLISLAGISLFSSAITEEKEEMTLGLLRMAGISPLALLLGKGTSRLFTAVLILSVQFPFTLLAVTLGGITRNQVFATYIALLAYILLIANLGLFSSVFCSRSSRAALLTTICLALMFFGPFLLDALWNVVLAIDVLPDDSSLPSTVDTIFLWLTEISVWNRLGTISRSGFNDSPFSTQVIVDCLAAALLFLASWVSFDWFNREEISAAPPRGLLPRFSRKPGGKRTGMPRPWKHPLAWKDYHFIAGGRRLAIAKFIAYLAICGMITGFAAITAPNPSFEREEIAGLLIFVSLFGICLETSLMASRVFHDETKWHTLSNLVMLPISIPRMAYEKIAGCLWGLFPAATLFFAGAVCAPENFGSALAEIITQPWHWVWIAQLIMFWHLIAWGSLQIKWGALPLAIAIVLFGDFITQVVIMTVIFLINSPSRNAFANGELIEYLLPVALTAGQLLITALLHVGIGTQLKKQAAA, from the coding sequence ATGCGAAACGCACGCACGCATCTCCTGCGCGCGGCGTTCATCATTCCGGTGATCTTATTTATTTACTTGGCTGCAACAGTGGGAAGCTCAATTGGGGCGCCGGGCCTGTTTTTCTTTAAGCCGCTGACCTATCTGAATTTCGTATTGATCTCCCTGGCCGGCATCAGCCTGTTTTCGTCGGCCATCACTGAAGAAAAAGAGGAGATGACACTCGGCTTATTACGCATGGCCGGCATCAGTCCGCTGGCGTTACTCCTGGGAAAAGGGACATCCCGACTTTTCACAGCCGTGTTGATCCTCTCGGTGCAGTTTCCGTTCACATTGTTGGCCGTCACACTCGGGGGCATCACCCGCAACCAAGTGTTCGCCACCTACATCGCTTTATTGGCGTATATACTGCTAATCGCCAATCTCGGCCTATTCAGTTCGGTCTTCTGCAGCCGGTCGAGCCGTGCCGCTTTGCTAACGACCATTTGCCTCGCATTGATGTTCTTTGGCCCCTTCCTATTGGATGCGCTGTGGAACGTTGTGCTCGCGATTGATGTGCTTCCTGACGATTCGTCACTTCCCTCTACCGTCGATACTATCTTTCTATGGCTGACTGAAATCTCCGTATGGAATCGGCTGGGCACGATTTCCCGGTCTGGTTTCAATGATTCCCCTTTCAGCACACAGGTCATTGTTGATTGCTTGGCAGCGGCCTTGTTGTTTTTGGCCTCCTGGGTCTCTTTCGACTGGTTCAACCGCGAGGAAATCTCGGCCGCCCCTCCGCGCGGACTACTCCCACGTTTCTCGCGCAAACCGGGAGGAAAACGGACCGGCATGCCCCGTCCCTGGAAACACCCGCTGGCCTGGAAGGACTATCACTTCATCGCCGGGGGACGACGGTTGGCGATCGCGAAATTCATTGCCTATCTTGCGATTTGCGGGATGATCACCGGTTTTGCCGCCATCACGGCTCCCAACCCGAGTTTTGAACGCGAGGAAATCGCGGGGTTGTTGATCTTCGTCTCATTGTTCGGCATCTGTCTAGAAACCAGCCTGATGGCGTCGCGCGTGTTTCACGATGAAACGAAATGGCACACGCTTTCGAATTTGGTCATGCTGCCCATTTCTATCCCCCGGATGGCGTACGAGAAAATCGCCGGCTGCCTGTGGGGATTGTTCCCAGCGGCGACTCTGTTCTTTGCCGGAGCAGTCTGTGCGCCCGAAAATTTCGGCTCGGCACTCGCCGAAATCATCACGCAACCCTGGCATTGGGTCTGGATAGCCCAATTGATCATGTTCTGGCATCTCATCGCCTGGGGTTCATTGCAGATCAAATGGGGGGCACTGCCGCTGGCAATTGCTATCGTGCTGTTCGGAGACTTCATCACTCAAGTCGTGATCATGACCGTAATTTTTCTCATTAACTCTCCATCGCGTAACGCATTCGCCAATGGCGAATTAATAGAATACCTACTCCCGGTGGCATTGACTGCCGGACAACTGCTGATCACCGCACTGCTGCATGTGGGGATCGGCACGCAACTCAAAAAACAAGCCGCCGCTTAA